In a genomic window of Pangasianodon hypophthalmus isolate fPanHyp1 chromosome 19, fPanHyp1.pri, whole genome shotgun sequence:
- the esr2a gene encoding estrogen receptor 2a isoform X3, producing MQSCNDDVLTLQPAQKLPQYDSLQLRFCSKMSESPERDVPLLQLQEVDSSRAAGCTLSSRMNSSSPAVAMESHPICIPSPYADIGHDFTTLPFYSPTLLGYSGPPLPECPSVRQSLSPTLFWPSQSHMAPLALHRPQSHCQQNQPSNGTWQELTSRSYTANDNSKPVGKRSVECEESFSSSESKTDMHFCAVCSDYASGYHYGVWSCEGCKAFFKRSIQGHNDYICPATNQCTIDKNRRKSCQACRLRKCYEVGMMKCGMRRDRGSYNRGGSQQRRVARSPARAVASSQRQPERKAAPPTRVKEVFTATLSPEELIARIMEAEPPEIYLMKDMKKPFTEANVMMSLTNLADKELVHMISWAKKIPGFVELSLFDQVHLLECCWLEVLMLGLMWRSVNHPGKLIFSPDLILSRDEGSCVQGFVEIFDMLLAATSRFRELKLQREEYVCLKAMILLNSNMCLNSAEADDEPQSRTKLMQLLDSVTDALVWAISKMGLSFQQRSTRLAHLLMLLSHIRHASNKGMDHLHCMKMKKVVPLYDLLLEMLDAHIMHSSRLPHSTAAIVPEENPGAPEPYSCSSQQWAQTVMEGPMELSQNVLKSDLSIMKTD from the exons ATGCAGTCCTGCAATGATGATGTGTTAACTCTACAACCTGCCCAAAAGCTGCCTCAGTACGATTCTCTTCAGTTAAGATTTTGTTCTA aaatgtcAGAGTCTCCAGAGAGAGACGTCCCTCTGCTGCAGCTGCAGGAGGTCGATTCCAGCCGAGCAGCAGGCTGCACTCTTTCATCCAGAATGAATTCCTCCTCCCCAGCCGTGGCAATGGAGAGCCACCCCATCTGCATTCCTTCACCCTATGCGGACATTGGGCACGATTTCACCACCCTGCCTTTCTACAGCCCCACCCTGCTCGGCTACAGCGGACCCCCACTTCCTGAATGCCCCTCAGTGCGTCAGTCGCTCAGCCCCACGCTCTTCTGGCCCTCCCAGAGCCACATGGCACCTCTGGCACTGCATCGCCCACAATCCCACTGCCAGCAAAACCAGCCGAGCAATGGCACCTGGCAGGAGCTCACATCACGCAGTTACACAGCCAACGACAACAG CAAACCCGTGGGGAAACGGTCAGTGGAATGTGAGGAGAGCTTCAGTTCCTCAGAGAGCAAAACAGACATGCACTTCTGCGCTGTGTGCAGTGACTACGCCTCTGGCTACCACTATGGTGTCTGGTCCTGTGAGGGATGCAAAGCCTTCTTTAAAAGGAGTATCCAAG GACATAACGACTACATCTGTCCTGCAACCAACCAGTGCACCATTGATAAGAACCGGCGCAAGAGCTGCCAGGCCTGTCGGCTTCGCAAGTGTTATGAAGTAGGGATGATGAAATgtg GTATGCGTCGGGACCGTGGCAGCTACAATCGTGGAGGCTCACAGCAGAGGAGAGTGGCACGCTCTCCTGCCAGAGCAGTAGCGAGTAGTCAGAGACAGCCAGAACGGAAAGCAGCACCACCTACCAGGGTAAAGGAGGTTTTTACTGCCACACTGAGCCCAGAGGAGCTGATAGCTCGCATCATGGAAGCAGAGCCACCAGAAATCTATCTTATGAAGGACATGAAAAAGCCCTTTACTGAGGCCAATGTCATGATGTCACTCACCAACTTGGCTGACAAAGAACTTGTCCACATGATCAGCTGGGCCAAGAAGATCCcag GTTTTGTGGAGCTCAGCCTCTTTGACCAGGTGCATCTGTTGGAGTGTTGCTGGTTGGAGGTCCTGATGTTGGGGCTGATGTGGAGATCTGTTAATCATCCTGGAAAGCTCATTTTCTCCCCAGATCTTATCCTCAGCAG GGACGAGGGCAGCTGCGTACAGGGCTTTGTGGAAATCTTTGACATGTTGCTGGCTGCCACGTCCCGATTCAGAGAGCTGAAGTTACAGAGAGAGGAGTATGTCTGTCTCAAGGCCATGATCCTCCTCAACTCTA ACATGTGTCTGAATTCAGCTGAGGCAGATGATGAACCTCAGAGCAGGACCAAACTGATGCAGTTACTGGACTCCGTGACGGACGCCCTGGTCTGGGCCATCTCAAAGATGGGCTTGAGCTTTCAGCAGCGTTCCACACGCCTGGCCCACCTGCTCATGCTGCTCTCGCACATACGTCATGCCAG TAACAAAGGTATGGACCACCTGCACTGcatgaagatgaagaaggtAGTGCCTCTGTATGACCTGCTCCTGGAGATGCTTGATGCCCACATCATGCACAGCTCACGTCTGCCCCACTCCACTGCGGCCATCGTGCCCGAGGAGAACCCTGGTGCACCGGAACCCTACAGCTGCTCCTCTCAGCAGTGGGCACAGACAGTTATGGAGGGGCCTATGGAGCTCAGCCAAAATG TGCTCAAAAGTGACCTTAGCATAATGAAGACAGACTGA
- the esr2a gene encoding estrogen receptor 2a isoform X1 produces the protein MQSCNDDVLTLQPAQKLPQYDSLQLRFCSKMSESPERDVPLLQLQEVDSSRAAGCTLSSRMNSSSPAVAMESHPICIPSPYADIGHDFTTLPFYSPTLLGYSGPPLPECPSVRQSLSPTLFWPSQSHMAPLALHRPQSHCQQNQPSNGTWQELTSRSYTANDNSKPVGKRSVECEESFSSSESKTDMHFCAVCSDYASGYHYGVWSCEGCKAFFKRSIQGHNDYICPATNQCTIDKNRRKSCQACRLRKCYEVGMMKCGMRRDRGSYNRGGSQQRRVARSPARAVASSQRQPERKAAPPTRVKEVFTATLSPEELIARIMEAEPPEIYLMKDMKKPFTEANVMMSLTNLADKELVHMISWAKKIPGFVELSLFDQVHLLECCWLEVLMLGLMWRSVNHPGKLIFSPDLILSRDEGSCVQGFVEIFDMLLAATSRFRELKLQREEYVCLKAMILLNSNMCLNSAEADDEPQSRTKLMQLLDSVTDALVWAISKMGLSFQQRSTRLAHLLMLLSHIRHASNKGMDHLHCMKMKKVVPLYDLLLEMLDAHIMHSSRLPHSTAAIVPEENPGAPEPYSCSSQQWAQTVMEGPMELSQNEQPYSSRTSVWTWRLKELDQISCIKP, from the exons ATGCAGTCCTGCAATGATGATGTGTTAACTCTACAACCTGCCCAAAAGCTGCCTCAGTACGATTCTCTTCAGTTAAGATTTTGTTCTA aaatgtcAGAGTCTCCAGAGAGAGACGTCCCTCTGCTGCAGCTGCAGGAGGTCGATTCCAGCCGAGCAGCAGGCTGCACTCTTTCATCCAGAATGAATTCCTCCTCCCCAGCCGTGGCAATGGAGAGCCACCCCATCTGCATTCCTTCACCCTATGCGGACATTGGGCACGATTTCACCACCCTGCCTTTCTACAGCCCCACCCTGCTCGGCTACAGCGGACCCCCACTTCCTGAATGCCCCTCAGTGCGTCAGTCGCTCAGCCCCACGCTCTTCTGGCCCTCCCAGAGCCACATGGCACCTCTGGCACTGCATCGCCCACAATCCCACTGCCAGCAAAACCAGCCGAGCAATGGCACCTGGCAGGAGCTCACATCACGCAGTTACACAGCCAACGACAACAG CAAACCCGTGGGGAAACGGTCAGTGGAATGTGAGGAGAGCTTCAGTTCCTCAGAGAGCAAAACAGACATGCACTTCTGCGCTGTGTGCAGTGACTACGCCTCTGGCTACCACTATGGTGTCTGGTCCTGTGAGGGATGCAAAGCCTTCTTTAAAAGGAGTATCCAAG GACATAACGACTACATCTGTCCTGCAACCAACCAGTGCACCATTGATAAGAACCGGCGCAAGAGCTGCCAGGCCTGTCGGCTTCGCAAGTGTTATGAAGTAGGGATGATGAAATgtg GTATGCGTCGGGACCGTGGCAGCTACAATCGTGGAGGCTCACAGCAGAGGAGAGTGGCACGCTCTCCTGCCAGAGCAGTAGCGAGTAGTCAGAGACAGCCAGAACGGAAAGCAGCACCACCTACCAGGGTAAAGGAGGTTTTTACTGCCACACTGAGCCCAGAGGAGCTGATAGCTCGCATCATGGAAGCAGAGCCACCAGAAATCTATCTTATGAAGGACATGAAAAAGCCCTTTACTGAGGCCAATGTCATGATGTCACTCACCAACTTGGCTGACAAAGAACTTGTCCACATGATCAGCTGGGCCAAGAAGATCCcag GTTTTGTGGAGCTCAGCCTCTTTGACCAGGTGCATCTGTTGGAGTGTTGCTGGTTGGAGGTCCTGATGTTGGGGCTGATGTGGAGATCTGTTAATCATCCTGGAAAGCTCATTTTCTCCCCAGATCTTATCCTCAGCAG GGACGAGGGCAGCTGCGTACAGGGCTTTGTGGAAATCTTTGACATGTTGCTGGCTGCCACGTCCCGATTCAGAGAGCTGAAGTTACAGAGAGAGGAGTATGTCTGTCTCAAGGCCATGATCCTCCTCAACTCTA ACATGTGTCTGAATTCAGCTGAGGCAGATGATGAACCTCAGAGCAGGACCAAACTGATGCAGTTACTGGACTCCGTGACGGACGCCCTGGTCTGGGCCATCTCAAAGATGGGCTTGAGCTTTCAGCAGCGTTCCACACGCCTGGCCCACCTGCTCATGCTGCTCTCGCACATACGTCATGCCAG TAACAAAGGTATGGACCACCTGCACTGcatgaagatgaagaaggtAGTGCCTCTGTATGACCTGCTCCTGGAGATGCTTGATGCCCACATCATGCACAGCTCACGTCTGCCCCACTCCACTGCGGCCATCGTGCCCGAGGAGAACCCTGGTGCACCGGAACCCTACAGCTGCTCCTCTCAGCAGTGGGCACAGACAGTTATGGAGGGGCCTATGGAGCTCAGCCAAAATG AGCAGCCATACAGCTCAAGGACATCAGTTTGGACCTGGAGACTCAAAGAACTGGACCAAATCAGCTGTATAAAGCCTTAA
- the esr2a gene encoding estrogen receptor 2a isoform X2 gives MQSCNDDVLTLQPAQKLPQYDSLQLRFCSKMSESPERDVPLLQLQEVDSSRAAGCTLSSRMNSSSPAVAMESHPICIPSPYADIGHDFTTLPFYSPTLLGYSGPPLPECPSVRQSLSPTLFWPSQSHMAPLALHRPQSHCQQNQPSNGTWQELTSRSYTANDNSKPVGKRSVECEESFSSSESKTDMHFCAVCSDYASGYHYGVWSCEGCKAFFKRSIQGHNDYICPATNQCTIDKNRRKSCQACRLRKCYEVGMMKCGMRRDRGSYNRGGSQQRRVARSPARAVASSQRQPERKAAPPTRVKEVFTATLSPEELIARIMEAEPPEIYLMKDMKKPFTEANVMMSLTNLADKELVHMISWAKKIPGFVELSLFDQVHLLECCWLEVLMLGLMWRSVNHPGKLIFSPDLILSRDEGSCVQGFVEIFDMLLAATSRFRELKLQREEYVCLKAMILLNSTEADDEPQSRTKLMQLLDSVTDALVWAISKMGLSFQQRSTRLAHLLMLLSHIRHASNKGMDHLHCMKMKKVVPLYDLLLEMLDAHIMHSSRLPHSTAAIVPEENPGAPEPYSCSSQQWAQTVMEGPMELSQNEQPYSSRTSVWTWRLKELDQISCIKP, from the exons ATGCAGTCCTGCAATGATGATGTGTTAACTCTACAACCTGCCCAAAAGCTGCCTCAGTACGATTCTCTTCAGTTAAGATTTTGTTCTA aaatgtcAGAGTCTCCAGAGAGAGACGTCCCTCTGCTGCAGCTGCAGGAGGTCGATTCCAGCCGAGCAGCAGGCTGCACTCTTTCATCCAGAATGAATTCCTCCTCCCCAGCCGTGGCAATGGAGAGCCACCCCATCTGCATTCCTTCACCCTATGCGGACATTGGGCACGATTTCACCACCCTGCCTTTCTACAGCCCCACCCTGCTCGGCTACAGCGGACCCCCACTTCCTGAATGCCCCTCAGTGCGTCAGTCGCTCAGCCCCACGCTCTTCTGGCCCTCCCAGAGCCACATGGCACCTCTGGCACTGCATCGCCCACAATCCCACTGCCAGCAAAACCAGCCGAGCAATGGCACCTGGCAGGAGCTCACATCACGCAGTTACACAGCCAACGACAACAG CAAACCCGTGGGGAAACGGTCAGTGGAATGTGAGGAGAGCTTCAGTTCCTCAGAGAGCAAAACAGACATGCACTTCTGCGCTGTGTGCAGTGACTACGCCTCTGGCTACCACTATGGTGTCTGGTCCTGTGAGGGATGCAAAGCCTTCTTTAAAAGGAGTATCCAAG GACATAACGACTACATCTGTCCTGCAACCAACCAGTGCACCATTGATAAGAACCGGCGCAAGAGCTGCCAGGCCTGTCGGCTTCGCAAGTGTTATGAAGTAGGGATGATGAAATgtg GTATGCGTCGGGACCGTGGCAGCTACAATCGTGGAGGCTCACAGCAGAGGAGAGTGGCACGCTCTCCTGCCAGAGCAGTAGCGAGTAGTCAGAGACAGCCAGAACGGAAAGCAGCACCACCTACCAGGGTAAAGGAGGTTTTTACTGCCACACTGAGCCCAGAGGAGCTGATAGCTCGCATCATGGAAGCAGAGCCACCAGAAATCTATCTTATGAAGGACATGAAAAAGCCCTTTACTGAGGCCAATGTCATGATGTCACTCACCAACTTGGCTGACAAAGAACTTGTCCACATGATCAGCTGGGCCAAGAAGATCCcag GTTTTGTGGAGCTCAGCCTCTTTGACCAGGTGCATCTGTTGGAGTGTTGCTGGTTGGAGGTCCTGATGTTGGGGCTGATGTGGAGATCTGTTAATCATCCTGGAAAGCTCATTTTCTCCCCAGATCTTATCCTCAGCAG GGACGAGGGCAGCTGCGTACAGGGCTTTGTGGAAATCTTTGACATGTTGCTGGCTGCCACGTCCCGATTCAGAGAGCTGAAGTTACAGAGAGAGGAGTATGTCTGTCTCAAGGCCATGATCCTCCTCAACTCTA CTGAGGCAGATGATGAACCTCAGAGCAGGACCAAACTGATGCAGTTACTGGACTCCGTGACGGACGCCCTGGTCTGGGCCATCTCAAAGATGGGCTTGAGCTTTCAGCAGCGTTCCACACGCCTGGCCCACCTGCTCATGCTGCTCTCGCACATACGTCATGCCAG TAACAAAGGTATGGACCACCTGCACTGcatgaagatgaagaaggtAGTGCCTCTGTATGACCTGCTCCTGGAGATGCTTGATGCCCACATCATGCACAGCTCACGTCTGCCCCACTCCACTGCGGCCATCGTGCCCGAGGAGAACCCTGGTGCACCGGAACCCTACAGCTGCTCCTCTCAGCAGTGGGCACAGACAGTTATGGAGGGGCCTATGGAGCTCAGCCAAAATG AGCAGCCATACAGCTCAAGGACATCAGTTTGGACCTGGAGACTCAAAGAACTGGACCAAATCAGCTGTATAAAGCCTTAA
- the esr2a gene encoding estrogen receptor 2a isoform X4, with translation MSESPERDVPLLQLQEVDSSRAAGCTLSSRMNSSSPAVAMESHPICIPSPYADIGHDFTTLPFYSPTLLGYSGPPLPECPSVRQSLSPTLFWPSQSHMAPLALHRPQSHCQQNQPSNGTWQELTSRSYTANDNSKPVGKRSVECEESFSSSESKTDMHFCAVCSDYASGYHYGVWSCEGCKAFFKRSIQGHNDYICPATNQCTIDKNRRKSCQACRLRKCYEVGMMKCGMRRDRGSYNRGGSQQRRVARSPARAVASSQRQPERKAAPPTRVKEVFTATLSPEELIARIMEAEPPEIYLMKDMKKPFTEANVMMSLTNLADKELVHMISWAKKIPGFVELSLFDQVHLLECCWLEVLMLGLMWRSVNHPGKLIFSPDLILSRDEGSCVQGFVEIFDMLLAATSRFRELKLQREEYVCLKAMILLNSNMCLNSAEADDEPQSRTKLMQLLDSVTDALVWAISKMGLSFQQRSTRLAHLLMLLSHIRHASNKGMDHLHCMKMKKVVPLYDLLLEMLDAHIMHSSRLPHSTAAIVPEENPGAPEPYSCSSQQWAQTVMEGPMELSQNEQPYSSRTSVWTWRLKELDQISCIKP, from the exons atgtcAGAGTCTCCAGAGAGAGACGTCCCTCTGCTGCAGCTGCAGGAGGTCGATTCCAGCCGAGCAGCAGGCTGCACTCTTTCATCCAGAATGAATTCCTCCTCCCCAGCCGTGGCAATGGAGAGCCACCCCATCTGCATTCCTTCACCCTATGCGGACATTGGGCACGATTTCACCACCCTGCCTTTCTACAGCCCCACCCTGCTCGGCTACAGCGGACCCCCACTTCCTGAATGCCCCTCAGTGCGTCAGTCGCTCAGCCCCACGCTCTTCTGGCCCTCCCAGAGCCACATGGCACCTCTGGCACTGCATCGCCCACAATCCCACTGCCAGCAAAACCAGCCGAGCAATGGCACCTGGCAGGAGCTCACATCACGCAGTTACACAGCCAACGACAACAG CAAACCCGTGGGGAAACGGTCAGTGGAATGTGAGGAGAGCTTCAGTTCCTCAGAGAGCAAAACAGACATGCACTTCTGCGCTGTGTGCAGTGACTACGCCTCTGGCTACCACTATGGTGTCTGGTCCTGTGAGGGATGCAAAGCCTTCTTTAAAAGGAGTATCCAAG GACATAACGACTACATCTGTCCTGCAACCAACCAGTGCACCATTGATAAGAACCGGCGCAAGAGCTGCCAGGCCTGTCGGCTTCGCAAGTGTTATGAAGTAGGGATGATGAAATgtg GTATGCGTCGGGACCGTGGCAGCTACAATCGTGGAGGCTCACAGCAGAGGAGAGTGGCACGCTCTCCTGCCAGAGCAGTAGCGAGTAGTCAGAGACAGCCAGAACGGAAAGCAGCACCACCTACCAGGGTAAAGGAGGTTTTTACTGCCACACTGAGCCCAGAGGAGCTGATAGCTCGCATCATGGAAGCAGAGCCACCAGAAATCTATCTTATGAAGGACATGAAAAAGCCCTTTACTGAGGCCAATGTCATGATGTCACTCACCAACTTGGCTGACAAAGAACTTGTCCACATGATCAGCTGGGCCAAGAAGATCCcag GTTTTGTGGAGCTCAGCCTCTTTGACCAGGTGCATCTGTTGGAGTGTTGCTGGTTGGAGGTCCTGATGTTGGGGCTGATGTGGAGATCTGTTAATCATCCTGGAAAGCTCATTTTCTCCCCAGATCTTATCCTCAGCAG GGACGAGGGCAGCTGCGTACAGGGCTTTGTGGAAATCTTTGACATGTTGCTGGCTGCCACGTCCCGATTCAGAGAGCTGAAGTTACAGAGAGAGGAGTATGTCTGTCTCAAGGCCATGATCCTCCTCAACTCTA ACATGTGTCTGAATTCAGCTGAGGCAGATGATGAACCTCAGAGCAGGACCAAACTGATGCAGTTACTGGACTCCGTGACGGACGCCCTGGTCTGGGCCATCTCAAAGATGGGCTTGAGCTTTCAGCAGCGTTCCACACGCCTGGCCCACCTGCTCATGCTGCTCTCGCACATACGTCATGCCAG TAACAAAGGTATGGACCACCTGCACTGcatgaagatgaagaaggtAGTGCCTCTGTATGACCTGCTCCTGGAGATGCTTGATGCCCACATCATGCACAGCTCACGTCTGCCCCACTCCACTGCGGCCATCGTGCCCGAGGAGAACCCTGGTGCACCGGAACCCTACAGCTGCTCCTCTCAGCAGTGGGCACAGACAGTTATGGAGGGGCCTATGGAGCTCAGCCAAAATG AGCAGCCATACAGCTCAAGGACATCAGTTTGGACCTGGAGACTCAAAGAACTGGACCAAATCAGCTGTATAAAGCCTTAA